From Paenibacillus sp. V4I7, one genomic window encodes:
- a CDS encoding response regulator has translation MIVSPPWKVLIADDESIIREGILSSLNWQQLGLEVVAEAEDGEEALELARKHSVHILLVDLNMPIMNGMSLIKHMREELPDCKIIIINRT, from the coding sequence ATGATCGTAAGTCCGCCCTGGAAAGTATTGATTGCAGATGATGAATCGATCATACGCGAAGGAATACTAAGTTCATTGAATTGGCAGCAGCTTGGCCTGGAGGTTGTGGCAGAGGCTGAGGACGGTGAAGAGGCCTTAGAGCTGGCACGTAAGCATAGTGTTCATATCCTGCTTGTTGATCTCAATATGCCCATAATGAACGGTATGTCATTGATCAAACATATGCGTGAGGAGCTGCCGGATTGCAAGATCATCA
- a CDS encoding sensor histidine kinase, translating into MKMFKWITLNNWPIRYKLIMHFLLISILPAICLGILIALATDRIIEKQVNEHTSQLIGNVNKSLEAYAGNLQNITYFTSFNPQVKRFLSGEPAIQPSEAYDMRIFLQGFTTLYSEVAGILVVNAKGDYISNEMYARTTRSLTEEGWYKEAVDHKGIFSIVGHPSGRNVTTHVDYKDEDIVSVVRAILDPETQAVKGVILIDLKLRVIAETVQDVSLGKSGYLMVIDDKGESIYTPEHPFVSKFQRSWIDENPAGTFSKTIDGTYMQFIYRKSAFTNWTTVGVFSTQESVREVREIRLYLIMFVFVVCLLGIAASYYLSYTISFPIWQLTSFMRRAEDGNLSIRFKDKRTDEVGMLGRSFNHMLMQITKLIGLVEKEQRQKREAELRSLQAQIKPHFLYNTLDTILWLARKSGAHEVTEVVDSLSRLFRIGLSKGNEVISLMEEFEHVKSYLIIQKTRYKEKLNYSIVIDPSLHQLYVLKLILQPIVENAIYHGIKERRGPGNIDIHARNENERVVITIRDNGAGMSEEKLERLRRTLEAAASKSNPAASEYKQDTPHVSEQESSFIVTNPQSGEGYGLTNVHERIVISFGDAYGVSIESIRGEGTTVTITHPVLKREVSV; encoded by the coding sequence ATGAAGATGTTCAAATGGATTACACTGAATAACTGGCCAATCCGTTATAAGTTAATCATGCACTTCTTACTAATTAGCATTTTGCCTGCTATTTGTTTGGGTATTCTGATCGCGTTAGCGACAGATCGGATTATCGAAAAACAGGTTAATGAGCATACGTCTCAATTAATCGGAAATGTGAATAAATCGCTTGAAGCTTATGCGGGGAATTTGCAGAATATTACCTATTTCACTTCCTTTAACCCACAAGTGAAGCGGTTTCTAAGTGGTGAGCCCGCCATCCAACCCTCAGAAGCCTACGATATGCGGATATTCCTTCAAGGATTTACAACCCTGTACTCGGAAGTGGCGGGTATCTTGGTGGTGAATGCAAAGGGGGATTACATCAGTAACGAAATGTATGCCAGAACAACCCGGAGTCTAACCGAAGAAGGTTGGTATAAGGAAGCTGTTGATCATAAGGGGATATTCAGTATCGTGGGTCATCCCTCTGGAAGAAATGTCACCACGCACGTTGACTATAAGGATGAGGATATTGTCTCTGTGGTCAGAGCGATTCTGGATCCCGAAACCCAAGCGGTTAAAGGTGTCATCTTAATTGATTTAAAGCTTAGAGTCATCGCAGAAACCGTGCAGGACGTAAGTTTAGGGAAATCGGGCTACTTGATGGTCATTGATGATAAAGGTGAAAGTATCTATACACCGGAGCATCCCTTTGTGAGCAAGTTTCAGCGAAGTTGGATTGATGAGAATCCCGCGGGTACATTTTCAAAAACGATCGATGGCACCTATATGCAGTTCATTTATCGGAAATCCGCTTTTACGAATTGGACGACGGTGGGGGTATTTTCAACGCAAGAGTCGGTTCGAGAGGTCAGAGAAATCCGCCTTTATTTGATCATGTTTGTTTTCGTTGTATGCTTGCTCGGTATTGCGGCTTCCTATTATTTATCCTACACCATCTCTTTCCCCATTTGGCAGCTAACGTCATTCATGAGAAGAGCAGAGGATGGTAATCTATCTATACGTTTCAAGGACAAAAGAACAGATGAAGTGGGCATGCTGGGGCGAAGCTTCAACCATATGCTGATGCAAATTACGAAGCTGATCGGTTTGGTCGAAAAGGAGCAGCGGCAGAAGAGGGAAGCGGAACTGCGAAGTCTGCAAGCGCAAATTAAGCCGCATTTTTTATACAACACACTCGATACGATTCTATGGTTAGCTCGTAAAAGCGGGGCGCATGAAGTGACAGAAGTAGTCGATTCCCTATCGAGACTATTTCGAATTGGTCTTAGCAAGGGGAATGAGGTCATTTCGCTTATGGAAGAATTCGAGCACGTGAAGAGCTATCTCATCATTCAAAAAACAAGGTACAAGGAAAAATTGAATTATTCCATTGTCATTGACCCTTCGCTCCATCAGCTTTATGTGCTCAAGTTGATTCTTCAACCGATTGTCGAGAATGCTATCTATCATGGGATTAAAGAGCGCCGTGGACCTGGTAATATCGACATACACGCTCGGAATGAGAATGAAAGAGTGGTTATCACCATTCGCGATAACGGAGCTGGAATGTCCGAGGAAAAGCTGGAACGCTTAAGACGAACCTTGGAAGCTGCTGCTTCTAAATCGAATCCGGCAGCAAGTGAATATAAGCAGGATACGCCGCATGTAAGCGAGCAGGAATCATCATTTATAGTAACAAATCCTCAATCGGGTGAGGGGTATGGATTAACGAATGTACATGAACGAATTGTGATCAGCTTCGGAGATGCTTATGGGGTATCCATTGAAAGCATAAGGGGAGAGGGAACAACCGTAACGATTACACATCCTGTGTTAAAAAGAGAGGTGTCCGTATGA
- a CDS encoding substrate-binding domain-containing protein — protein sequence MKKLLMVYAILIATFLLFLYFYQYREPTDQSLKQMNRGLQGKIEEKYVMVNFQSGIDYWKSCLKGFEDAAKLLNVSVEYRGATQYDVYEEITVLEQVIAKKPAGIAVSAINPNALVVTINKAVEAGIPVVLFDSGAPKSKAYSFLGTNNYNAGVSAAHKMAELTGTNGKLAIITLPNQLNHQDRMAGFQDTIRSSYPDLQIIAIEDGKGDQLASERIAVKVLKDHPDLNGIFATEANGGVGVGNAVKGLNRLSRVKIIGFDTDKGTLDMVKNETISATLAQGTWNMGYWSLMHLLHLQKEAQKSHLPLQNAKEPLVPTYVDTGITIVTKENVDIYYAK from the coding sequence ATGAAAAAGCTGTTGATGGTGTATGCGATACTAATCGCAACTTTTTTGCTTTTCCTTTATTTTTATCAATACAGGGAGCCTACGGATCAATCGCTTAAGCAAATGAATCGTGGTCTCCAAGGAAAAATCGAAGAGAAGTATGTGATGGTCAACTTCCAGTCCGGCATTGATTATTGGAAAAGTTGTCTCAAAGGCTTCGAAGATGCCGCGAAGCTATTGAATGTTTCCGTTGAGTACCGGGGTGCTACACAGTACGATGTCTACGAAGAGATAACCGTATTGGAACAGGTAATCGCTAAGAAGCCGGCAGGTATTGCGGTCTCGGCGATCAATCCAAACGCACTGGTTGTGACCATTAATAAAGCTGTCGAAGCAGGCATACCTGTCGTATTATTCGATTCTGGCGCACCTAAGAGTAAAGCTTACTCTTTTCTGGGAACGAATAATTATAATGCTGGCGTAAGCGCAGCTCATAAAATGGCAGAATTGACCGGGACCAATGGTAAGCTTGCGATTATTACACTGCCTAATCAACTGAATCATCAGGATCGAATGGCCGGATTTCAGGATACGATCAGAAGCAGTTACCCAGATCTTCAAATTATTGCGATAGAAGATGGTAAGGGGGATCAATTGGCATCCGAACGGATTGCGGTTAAAGTTCTCAAGGATCATCCGGATTTGAACGGTATATTTGCCACTGAGGCCAATGGCGGTGTGGGTGTAGGTAATGCAGTGAAAGGCTTGAATCGGCTTTCTCGAGTGAAAATTATTGGATTTGATACGGATAAAGGGACGCTCGATATGGTAAAGAACGAGACGATTTCGGCAACGCTTGCGCAAGGTACCTGGAATATGGGGTATTGGTCGCTGATGCATTTGCTCCATCTTCAAAAGGAGGCCCAGAAATCGCATTTACCTCTGCAAAATGCCAAGGAGCCGCTTGTTCCTACCTATGTGGATACGGGAATTACAATCGTAACGAAAGAAAATGTCGATATCTATTATGCCAAATGA
- a CDS encoding methyl-accepting chemotaxis protein, whose translation MMSKRMTWLRSNPFKVLSLSLRSKLMIAFVVIALLVAVTSGLSYYFLKKINLSYVNLLNHNAMILQLASDIQYQTQLQYSLMSSYVIDPSPEKVQSVLESNQKLSTLVQDIKGIDENAEDQTYFKVMGESIETIAGLVHDLEKTKSSFQRTVPLTQNLTKLAEKIQKKQKSIMELRKVENGNMMDQTIYKLIWVSITALVIALAIGWMVSRMIIAPLRMIVKAARDIASCDLTGRDIRVRSRDELHDLAEAFNQMKGNLFKIISQVDYHAKHVSAAAEELSGNSEHLSQASEQITTVVQEISAGSESQVQQMMTGVSFLTQMDHSVLQIAKITELTNETSSHALAAVSRGTDSIDLSISQMNAIYYKMKVLSESVQRLGTHVMHVLAANDLIANISRQTNLLALNASIEAARAGEAGKGFAVVAQEVRHLSKQTTEAADEVARLVNAIQEEMVDVVHSCEAGSQEVSTGISVVNEANVAFERIKKEIEEVSEQISQVSLQSADISQKSQTALEVLRSIEVVAKHTASGTRDVSINMEEQLGSMEEIVSSANILSGMAEELDELIGRFQLRSNVI comes from the coding sequence ATGATGAGTAAACGTATGACATGGCTAAGAAGCAATCCCTTCAAGGTGCTCTCTCTTTCTTTGCGTTCAAAGCTTATGATAGCCTTTGTGGTTATCGCTTTATTGGTCGCAGTGACTAGCGGATTATCTTACTATTTTCTGAAAAAAATCAATCTATCTTATGTGAATTTGTTAAATCATAATGCCATGATTCTGCAGCTTGCTTCGGATATCCAATACCAAACACAATTGCAGTATAGCCTTATGTCCAGCTATGTCATTGATCCTTCTCCGGAGAAAGTTCAATCTGTTCTCGAAAGTAATCAGAAGCTTTCAACTTTGGTGCAAGACATCAAGGGTATCGACGAGAATGCGGAAGATCAAACTTACTTTAAGGTAATGGGTGAGTCTATCGAGACGATTGCCGGATTGGTGCATGATCTTGAGAAGACGAAATCCAGTTTTCAAAGGACCGTACCCCTCACTCAAAATTTAACCAAGCTTGCTGAGAAGATTCAGAAAAAGCAAAAGAGCATCATGGAATTGAGGAAAGTGGAAAATGGCAATATGATGGATCAAACCATTTACAAGCTCATATGGGTAAGCATCACGGCTTTAGTGATCGCGTTAGCCATAGGATGGATGGTGTCCAGAATGATTATCGCCCCTCTTAGGATGATTGTTAAAGCGGCGAGAGATATAGCTTCTTGTGATTTAACGGGCCGAGATATTAGAGTCCGCAGCCGCGATGAGCTTCATGACTTGGCGGAGGCTTTCAATCAAATGAAAGGCAATTTGTTTAAAATCATTAGCCAGGTTGACTATCATGCAAAGCATGTATCGGCAGCAGCGGAAGAGCTCAGCGGCAACTCCGAGCACTTGAGCCAAGCGTCGGAGCAAATTACGACGGTTGTGCAAGAGATATCCGCAGGTTCGGAATCTCAGGTACAGCAAATGATGACGGGTGTCTCTTTCCTTACGCAGATGGATCATTCCGTATTGCAAATTGCCAAGATTACGGAATTAACGAATGAAACGTCGTCTCACGCATTGGCAGCTGTTAGTAGGGGGACGGATTCTATCGATTTATCCATTAGCCAAATGAACGCCATTTATTATAAAATGAAAGTGCTTTCGGAATCCGTACAGCGCTTAGGAACTCACGTTATGCATGTCCTCGCGGCGAACGATCTTATTGCCAATATTTCCAGGCAAACCAATTTGCTTGCACTTAACGCATCGATTGAAGCGGCTAGAGCAGGTGAAGCAGGCAAGGGCTTCGCGGTTGTTGCGCAAGAAGTTCGTCATTTATCTAAGCAAACAACAGAGGCTGCAGATGAAGTAGCGAGATTGGTGAATGCTATTCAAGAGGAAATGGTTGATGTCGTACATTCCTGTGAGGCAGGTTCACAAGAGGTGAGCACAGGGATTTCAGTTGTAAATGAAGCGAACGTGGCGTTTGAACGAATAAAAAAAGAAATCGAAGAGGTTAGCGAGCAAATTAGCCAAGTATCCCTGCAATCCGCTGACATTTCTCAGAAGTCGCAAACGGCTCTAGAGGTTCTTCGTTCGATAGAAGTAGTGGCCAAGCATACAGCTTCAGGTACGAGAGATGTGTCCATTAACATGGAAGAGCAATTAGGGAGCATGGAAGAAATCGTTTCTTCTGCTAACATTTTAAGCGGGATGGCGGAAGAATTAGATGAATTAATTGGTAGATTTCAATTAAGATCGAATGTCATATAG
- the mmsB gene encoding multiple monosaccharide ABC transporter permease, producing the protein METLSKMFKSNIRQYGMIIALVLITVFFQIMTDGVLLKSLNVTNLILQNSYILVLAIGMLLVIITGNIDLSVGSVAAFVGAVSAVLMVDLKVPFVLAVIISLVIGALVGAWQGFWVAYVRIPSFIVTLAGMLLFRGLTMIVLNGMSIAPFPKTFQKISSGFIPDVLNGSTLHNTTLVVGVVLSLILVWSELRKRKSQLKYKFDVMPMGFLIAKIVVMVGIINVFTYVLASYEGIPNILILLFVLVVIYTFVMNKTVMGRHIYALGGSEKAAKLSGIKTKHVTFWVFVNMGVMAALSGLVFAARLNAATPKAGVNFELDAIAAVFIGGASATGGIGTVIGALIGGLVMGVMNNGMSLVGLGIDWQQGIKGLVLLFAVGFDIYNKSKTA; encoded by the coding sequence ATGGAAACACTGAGTAAAATGTTCAAAAGCAATATCCGACAATATGGCATGATTATTGCGCTAGTTTTGATTACGGTATTTTTTCAAATTATGACGGATGGGGTTCTGTTGAAATCTCTGAATGTAACGAATTTGATTTTGCAAAATAGTTACATTTTGGTGCTGGCTATAGGCATGTTATTGGTCATTATCACTGGAAATATCGACCTTTCTGTAGGATCTGTAGCCGCTTTTGTAGGGGCAGTGTCCGCCGTTTTGATGGTCGATTTGAAAGTTCCTTTTGTCTTAGCAGTCATCATTTCTTTGGTCATTGGAGCATTGGTTGGGGCTTGGCAGGGCTTTTGGGTCGCTTATGTGAGAATTCCATCCTTTATCGTTACACTGGCGGGGATGCTCCTCTTCCGGGGGTTGACGATGATCGTTTTGAACGGGATGTCTATCGCGCCATTTCCGAAGACTTTTCAGAAAATCAGCTCTGGCTTTATTCCTGATGTATTAAATGGAAGCACTTTGCATAACACTACACTGGTCGTCGGAGTTGTATTATCCCTTATTTTGGTGTGGAGCGAACTTAGAAAAAGAAAGAGTCAACTCAAATATAAATTCGATGTCATGCCAATGGGATTCCTGATCGCCAAAATTGTTGTGATGGTTGGGATCATTAACGTATTCACATATGTACTGGCTAGCTATGAGGGTATTCCTAACATCCTGATTCTTTTGTTTGTGCTCGTTGTTATTTATACCTTCGTCATGAATAAAACGGTCATGGGACGCCATATTTATGCGCTCGGCGGAAGTGAAAAAGCAGCTAAATTATCAGGAATCAAAACGAAACATGTCACTTTCTGGGTGTTCGTAAATATGGGGGTAATGGCAGCGCTATCCGGTCTCGTATTTGCGGCAAGATTAAATGCGGCTACGCCTAAAGCAGGTGTGAACTTTGAGCTGGATGCTATCGCTGCTGTCTTCATTGGCGGTGCTTCCGCGACTGGCGGAATCGGTACGGTTATTGGTGCTCTCATCGGTGGACTTGTGATGGGTGTCATGAACAACGGGATGTCCTTAGTCGGTCTTGGTATTGACTGGCAGCAAGGTATCAAGGGCTTGGTGCTGTTATTTGCGGTAGGTTTTGATATTTACAATAAATCCAAAACTGCTTAG
- the mmsA gene encoding multiple monosaccharide ABC transporter ATP-binding protein, with translation MSDAILEMKNITKTFPGVKALSNVNLRVQEGEIHALLGENGAGKSTLMKVLSGVYPHGSYDGDILFKGQVCEFKDIKQSENLGIVIIHQELALIPYLSIAENIFLGNEQASRGIINWNETIMKTRELLQKVGLSEQPTTLTLNIGVGKQQLVEIAKALSKKVKLLILDEPTAALNEEDSDNLLNLLLEFKKQGISSILISHKLNEISKVADSITILRDGQTIETLDMRKDQITEDRIIKGMVGRDLTHRYPIREPQIGETLFEVKDWNVYHPLQDNRKVIDQVNLNIRKGEIVGIAGLMGAGRTELAMSIFGKSYGKKISGHLYKDGKEIHLPTIDKAINHGVAYVTEDRKNYGLILIDDIKRNITLARLDKISKNKVVNENEEIVHAESFRQKMNIKTPSILQKTGNLSGGNQQKVVLSKWIFSEPDILILDEPTRGIDVGAKYEIYTIINQLAMEGKGILLISSELPEILGMCDRVYVMNEGKMVGELSKEEASQEEIMKCITRAGGHMHGNTE, from the coding sequence ATGTCGGATGCCATATTGGAAATGAAAAATATTACGAAAACATTTCCGGGTGTGAAAGCGCTCAGTAATGTGAATTTACGTGTTCAAGAAGGTGAGATTCACGCCTTGCTTGGTGAGAATGGTGCAGGCAAGTCAACGCTTATGAAAGTATTAAGCGGCGTATATCCACACGGGTCCTATGATGGCGATATTTTATTCAAGGGTCAAGTATGTGAGTTCAAGGATATCAAACAAAGCGAAAATCTGGGAATCGTCATTATTCACCAAGAATTAGCTCTTATTCCTTATTTATCGATTGCAGAAAATATCTTTTTGGGGAATGAACAAGCTTCACGAGGGATCATCAATTGGAACGAAACCATTATGAAGACGAGGGAATTGCTGCAAAAGGTTGGATTAAGTGAGCAGCCTACGACCTTGACGCTCAATATTGGTGTCGGCAAGCAGCAATTGGTGGAAATTGCAAAAGCGTTATCAAAGAAGGTGAAGCTGCTGATCTTGGATGAACCTACAGCTGCCCTAAATGAAGAGGATAGCGATAATCTGCTGAATTTATTGTTGGAATTTAAGAAACAAGGGATCTCTTCCATTCTGATTTCCCACAAATTAAATGAAATTTCTAAGGTGGCAGATTCCATTACCATTCTTAGGGATGGTCAAACCATAGAAACGTTGGATATGAGAAAAGACCAGATTACCGAAGACCGCATTATTAAAGGCATGGTGGGCCGGGATTTAACACATCGTTATCCAATCAGGGAGCCGCAAATCGGCGAGACGTTGTTTGAAGTAAAGGATTGGAATGTCTATCATCCTCTGCAAGACAATCGTAAAGTCATCGATCAAGTAAATTTGAACATTCGTAAAGGTGAAATTGTCGGTATTGCCGGGTTAATGGGAGCAGGTAGAACGGAACTGGCAATGAGTATTTTCGGCAAATCCTATGGGAAGAAAATCAGCGGTCATTTATATAAAGATGGTAAGGAAATTCACCTGCCAACGATTGACAAGGCCATTAATCATGGTGTGGCATATGTAACGGAAGACCGTAAGAACTATGGGTTAATCTTGATTGATGATATTAAAAGAAACATAACGCTGGCAAGACTGGATAAGATTTCGAAAAATAAGGTCGTTAACGAGAATGAAGAAATTGTCCATGCGGAAAGCTTTCGGCAAAAGATGAATATTAAAACACCGAGCATTCTACAGAAAACAGGGAATTTGAGCGGTGGCAATCAACAGAAGGTTGTTTTAAGCAAATGGATCTTTTCAGAGCCGGATATTCTTATTCTTGATGAGCCAACACGGGGTATCGATGTTGGAGCCAAATATGAGATTTATACGATCATCAATCAATTAGCGATGGAGGGCAAAGGGATCCTGCTTATTTCCTCGGAGCTTCCCGAAATTCTAGGGATGTGTGACCGTGTTTACGTGATGAATGAGGGGAAAATGGTTGGCGAATTAAGTAAAGAGGAAGCTTCACAGGAAGAAATCATGAAATGCATAACGAGAGCAGGGGGACACATGCATGGAAACACTGAGTAA
- the chvE gene encoding multiple monosaccharide ABC transporter substrate-binding protein: MKRRLSVFILLSLILVISACGAKTATTEQKDAASTAAPTTAAKTDAKAGGKVGISMPTKSSERWVSDGANMVKEFEKLGYKTDLQYAEDVIENQVAQIENMITKGVNLLVIAPIDGESLTDVLKKAHDAKVEVIAYDRLIKKSEFVSYYATFDNFKVGVLQASYIEKKLGLKDGKGPFNIELFAGSPDDNNAHFFFDGAISVLKPYLDSGKLVVKSKQTGFEQVATLRWDGSVAQSRMDNLLSKNYASEKVDAVLSPYDGISIGILSSLKGVGYGTASKPLPVITGQDAELASVKSIISGEQTQTVFKDTRELAKKAVAIADSVLKGNKAEVNDTKTYNNGVKVVPAYLLEPVSVDASNYESILVTSGYYTKDKLGK, encoded by the coding sequence ATGAAAAGAAGGTTATCTGTATTTATTTTATTGTCTTTGATATTAGTGATTTCCGCTTGCGGTGCTAAAACCGCTACAACGGAACAAAAAGATGCGGCAAGCACAGCGGCGCCTACAACAGCAGCCAAAACGGATGCGAAAGCCGGAGGTAAAGTAGGAATCTCGATGCCGACGAAATCATCGGAAAGATGGGTGAGCGACGGAGCTAACATGGTAAAGGAATTCGAAAAATTAGGTTATAAAACTGACCTGCAATATGCGGAAGACGTGATTGAGAACCAAGTAGCTCAAATTGAAAATATGATTACCAAAGGTGTTAATCTCCTCGTAATCGCACCGATTGACGGAGAATCTTTGACAGATGTTCTGAAGAAAGCGCATGATGCCAAAGTTGAGGTTATCGCGTACGATCGTCTAATCAAAAAGAGTGAGTTTGTCAGCTACTATGCTACTTTCGATAATTTCAAGGTAGGCGTACTGCAAGCCTCCTATATCGAGAAAAAGCTTGGTTTGAAAGATGGCAAAGGCCCATTCAATATTGAGCTTTTCGCTGGATCACCTGATGATAACAATGCACATTTCTTCTTTGATGGAGCCATTTCCGTACTGAAGCCTTACCTGGATTCCGGTAAATTAGTAGTGAAGAGCAAGCAAACAGGGTTCGAGCAAGTAGCTACATTAAGATGGGATGGTTCAGTTGCCCAATCCAGAATGGATAATCTGCTAAGCAAAAACTATGCTTCTGAGAAAGTTGATGCTGTGTTGTCACCTTATGATGGTATCAGTATCGGGATACTATCTTCCTTAAAAGGTGTTGGCTATGGGACAGCAAGCAAGCCACTTCCGGTTATTACGGGTCAAGATGCAGAGTTGGCGTCCGTCAAATCGATTATTTCCGGGGAACAAACACAAACGGTATTTAAAGATACTCGTGAGTTGGCTAAAAAAGCGGTTGCGATCGCAGACAGTGTTCTAAAAGGAAACAAAGCCGAAGTGAACGATACGAAAACATATAATAATGGCGTTAAAGTTGTTCCTGCTTACCTGCTTGAGCCTGTGTCTGTAGATGCATCCAACTATGAATCCATCTTGGTAACCAGCGGTTATTACACAAAAGATAAATTAGGTAAATAA
- a CDS encoding nucleoside deaminase, producing MVTDRNGHIPFLKRCIELSVLARESGNTPFGALLVGSNGEILLEQGNIEITESNCTGHAETTLMEAASKRYSKKELWEYTLYTSAEPCAMCAGSIYWGNVGRVVYGISEKCLASLTGDDEQNPTLDLPCREVFARGNKPIEVIGPILEVEEEAVAAHAGYWS from the coding sequence GTGGTAACTGATCGTAATGGGCATATTCCATTTTTGAAAAGATGTATAGAGCTATCTGTGCTTGCCAGAGAATCGGGGAATACCCCGTTTGGTGCGCTACTGGTTGGATCGAATGGAGAAATATTGCTGGAGCAGGGGAATATCGAGATAACGGAGTCGAACTGCACCGGTCATGCGGAGACAACATTGATGGAGGCGGCCTCTAAGCGGTATAGCAAGAAAGAATTGTGGGAGTACACCTTGTATACGTCCGCAGAGCCATGCGCGATGTGTGCTGGATCCATTTATTGGGGGAACGTTGGGCGTGTAGTCTACGGAATATCGGAAAAATGTCTAGCCTCACTGACAGGTGATGATGAGCAGAATCCTACACTCGATCTACCGTGTCGTGAGGTATTTGCCAGAGGAAATAAGCCGATAGAAGTCATCGGCCCTATTCTTGAGGTAGAAGAGGAAGCTGTAGCAGCGCATGCTGGATATTGGTCTTAA
- a CDS encoding ABC transporter permease has protein sequence MDIVTQLIVSAISSGTPLLLAVLGGILIERSGITQLGAEGLMLMGAVTSCLVFIQTGSLALTLLCVLAVGGILGLLHGFLCITLHANQVVSGLAMTIFGAGLSAYLGKRVSGIPLPGAVPKLDLPWLENVPFIGKIFAHLDLFTWFSFVLVIVMHLFIHRTSWGLHLRAVGDNPATADVMGIPVIAIRYFCIIIGSILIGIGGADLLLVYTPTWNEGMTSGRGWIAVALIIFARWNPVRALVCAYFFGVLDTLGFRVQLIGSHIPSYFLKMIPYIVTILVLMFLGWRNRNKPSGAPEALGVPYIREQRFQS, from the coding sequence ATGGATATTGTCACACAATTAATTGTTTCCGCTATCTCTTCCGGTACGCCGCTGCTGTTAGCTGTATTGGGTGGAATTCTTATCGAAAGATCAGGCATCACGCAACTGGGCGCAGAAGGACTGATGTTGATGGGGGCAGTGACTTCTTGTCTCGTTTTTATTCAAACCGGGAGTTTGGCGCTGACCCTTCTCTGTGTACTGGCAGTGGGCGGTATTCTGGGTTTGCTTCATGGATTTCTTTGTATAACCCTGCACGCCAATCAGGTCGTAAGTGGTCTGGCCATGACGATATTCGGCGCAGGTCTTAGCGCTTATCTTGGAAAGCGCGTTAGCGGCATCCCATTACCCGGAGCGGTACCAAAGTTAGATTTGCCATGGCTTGAGAATGTGCCGTTTATTGGGAAGATTTTTGCGCACTTAGATCTTTTCACTTGGTTTAGTTTTGTGCTGGTTATTGTCATGCATCTGTTCATCCATCGTACATCGTGGGGGCTTCATCTCAGAGCGGTAGGGGATAACCCGGCAACAGCTGACGTTATGGGCATTCCTGTTATCGCGATTCGTTACTTTTGTATCATTATTGGCTCCATATTGATCGGCATTGGGGGGGCTGATTTGCTGCTCGTGTACACGCCAACTTGGAACGAAGGCATGACCTCTGGACGCGGTTGGATTGCGGTGGCGCTCATTATTTTCGCGAGATGGAATCCGGTTCGTGCTTTGGTGTGCGCTTATTTCTTCGGTGTATTGGATACCTTGGGGTTCCGCGTTCAGCTTATTGGCAGTCATATCCCTTCTTATTTTCTTAAAATGATTCCGTACATCGTGACCATTCTGGTTCTGATGTTCCTAGGTTGGCGTAATCGCAATAAGCCTTCGGGTGCACCGGAAGCGCTAGGCGTTCCCTACATCAGGGAGCAAAGATTTCAAAGTTGA